One Punica granatum isolate Tunisia-2019 chromosome 3, ASM765513v2, whole genome shotgun sequence genomic window carries:
- the LOC116200061 gene encoding sugar transport protein 14 has product MAGGGFVEAGQLKRAHLYEYRITGYFVFACIVAALGGSLFGYDLGVSGGVTSMDDFLKEFFPKVYRRKQKHLRETDYCKYDNQMLTLFTSSLYFAGLISTFGASYVTRTRGRRASIIVGSISFFLGGVINAAAMNIPMLIIGRILLGGGIGFGNQAVPLYLSEMAPAKVRGAVNQLFQLTTCLGILIANLINYGTEKIHPWGWRLSLGLATVPATLMFVGGLCLPETPNSLVEQGRLEEGRKVLEKVRGTKNVDAEFEDLIEASQSANAVKHPFRNLLERKNRPQLIIGALGIPAFQQLTGMNSILFYSPVIFQSLGFGSGASLYSSVITSGALVLAALISMAFVDKLGRRTFFLEAGLEMIIYMIIVTVTLALKFGEGKELPKGVGILLVIVIFLFVLAYGRSWGPFGWLVPSELFPLETRSAGQSMVVCVNLLFTALIAQCFLVSLCHLKYGIFLLFGGLIFIMSCFIYFLLPETKQVPIEEVYLLWQNHWLWKRYVTTDRNGLAEKA; this is encoded by the exons ATGGCCGGGGGAGGATTTGTGGAAGCAGGGCAATTGAAAAGGGCCCACCTTTACGAGTACAGGATCACTGGCTACTTCGTCTTCGCATGCATCGTTGCAGCCCTTGGCGGGTCCCTTTTCGGCTATGATTTGGGCGTTTCAG gtGGGGTGACTTCCATGGATGATTTCTTGAAGGAGTTCTTCCCAAAAGTGTACAGAAGGAAACAGAAACATCTCCGTGAGACTGATTACTGTAAGTACGACAACCAGATGCTGACCCTCTTCACATCCTCTCTCTACTTCGCGGGGCTTATCTCCACCTTCGGAGCTTCCTACGTGACCCGAACCAGAGGAAGAAGAGCCAGCATCATTGTCGGGTCGATAAGTTTCTTCCTCGGAGGGGTCATTAATGCTGCCGCCATGAACATCCCAATGCTCATCATCGGCAGGATCTTGCTTGGGGGAGGCATAGGATTCGGTAACCAA GCGGTTCCACTTTATCTATCGGAGATGGCACCAGCAAAAGTCCGTGGAGCGGTTAACCAACTGTTCCAACTGACGACCTGCTTAGGCATTCTTATAGCAAACCTGATAAATTACGGTACCGAGAAGATCCACCCATGGGGATGGAGGCTGTCTCTAGGACTAGCGACGGTCCCGGCGACTCTGATGTTTGTTGGTGGACTCTGCCTTCCTGAGACACCAAACAGTCTCGTGGAGCAGGGGAGGCTTGAAGAGGGACGGAAAGTGCTGGAGAAGGTCAGGGGCACCAAGAACGTGGATGCCGAATTCGAAGATCTCATCGAGGCAAGTCAATCTGCGAATGCAGTGAAGCATCCATTCAGGAACCTCCTCGAGAGGAAGAACAGGCCCCAGCTTATAATCGGTGCTCTGGGGATCCCAGCCTTTCAGCAGCTCACGGGCATGAACTCCATTCTCTTCTACTCCCCCGTCATATTCCAGAGCCTCGGGTTTGGCTCTGGGGCATCCCTCTACTCGTCTGTCATAACGAGCGGAGCTCTCGTTCTGGCCGCCCTCATCTCGATGGCATTCGTTGATAAGCTCGGCCGCAGAACATTCTTTCTGGAAGCTGGTTTAGAGATGATCATCTACATG ATAATTGTGACCGTAACCCTGGCTCTGAAATTTGGGGAAGGAAAGGAGCTGCCTAAGGGGGTCGGTATCTTGCTTGTGATCGTAATCTTCCTTTTCGTCCTAGCCTATGGACGGTCATGGGGTCCCTTTGGCTGGCTAGTCCCGAGCGAGCTCTTCCCCTTGGAGACCCGCTCAGCCGGACAGAGCATGGTCGTCTGTGTCAACCTCCTCTTCACGGCCCTGATAGCCCAGTGCTTCCTCGTATCTCTCTGCCACCTCAAGTACGGGATCTTCCTCCTCTTCGGGGGCCTAATCTTCATCATGAGCTGCTTCATCTACTTCCTCCTTCCTGAGACGAAGCAGGTCCCCATTGAGGAGGTGTACCTTCTCTGGCAGAACCACTGGCTGTGGAAGCGCTATGTGACCACCGACCGGAACGGATTGGCCGAGAAAGCTTGA
- the LOC116200176 gene encoding ninja-family protein mc410 — protein MEDENGLELSLGLSCGGSSGKEKGKSGTSNIRAEDSDRGSKIVNDFKNFLNPGMQRHESAIGSQGDLGRPSENFFNDLSKTAPAPAPDAGASSLNLGARNLWVGGNYRPAATEDEKGPEPGNKRKMLYDEINQQKRHETEAHADGQDKNKTLHISITTEDGSTVDNEDVADSEIEGSTSRLVASHDVAKRYTPEFQKEIQGQKRLNHDNEFKVGNSGYGVPFAVQPMHMMNGSSSVLVKDANTIGAPAISGHSLPGLIQVMPGVNGDRSEAHPASPANLPVMFGYSPVQLPTLDKDNSWGLVSHGQQLHSPYTASMQVLPRTLPEMNPHNGKTSELSKAEGKNILEEGSPSQNDEKAKGKSERPTSEGLTVDFSAIKPGIAADVKFGGCGSYPNLPWVSTTAPNGRTISGVTYKYNANQIRIVCACHGSHLSPEEFVRHAAEDHSNPDGSNGMPNFPSKNPAASAQS, from the exons ATGGAGGACGAGAATGGGCTTGAGCTCAGCTTGGGTCTCTCCTGTGGAGGATCATCTGGCAAAGAAAAGGGTAAAAGTGGCACCTCGAATATTCGGGCAGAAGATAGTGATCGAGGAAGCAAAATAGTAAATGATTTTAAGAACTTCCTTAACCCAGGGATGCAGAGACATGAGTCCGCCATTGGTTCCCAGGGTGATTTGGGAAGACCTTCAGAGAACTTCTTTAATGATCTTTCAAAGACTGCTCCTGCTCCTGCTCCTGATGCAGGCGCTTCTTCTCTAAATTTGGGTGCAAGAAACCTCTGGGTTGGCGGAAACTATAGACCTGCTGCAACTGAGGATGAGAAAGGACCAGAACCAGGTAATAAGCGGAAAATGCTATATGATGAGATAAATCAACAAAAGAGGCATGAGACAGAAGCACATGCTGATGGCCAGGACAAGAATAAGACACTGCATATCTCAATCACCACAGAAGACGGCTCAACTGTGGACAATGAAGATGTGGCAGATTCCGAAATTGAGGGTTCAACCTCAAGGCTAGTTGCATCACATGATGTCGCCAAGAGATACACTCCTGAGTTCCAAAAGGAAATACAAGGCCAAAAAAGGCTGAATCATGATAATGAATTCAAGGTTGGAAATTCAGGTTATGGTGTTCCCTTTGCTGTTCAACCGATGCACATGATGAATGGGTCCTCCTCAGTCCTTGTTAAGGATGCAAACACTATAGGTGCACCAGCCATATCAGGTCATTCTCTCCCTGGACTGATACAGGTGATGCCCGGTGTAAATGGTGACCGGTCAGAGGCGCATCCTGCATCTCCTGCAAACTTACCGGTGATGTTTGGTTATTCACCTGTTCAGCTACCGACATTGGATAAGGATAACTCATGGGGCTTGGTTTCTCATGGCCAACAGTTGCATTCTCCCTATACTG CTTCAATGCAAGTACTTCCTCGTACTTTGCCTGAGATGAATCCTCATAATGGGAAGACATCAGAACTGTCCAAAGCTGAAGGAAAAAACATCCTGGAAGAAGGTTCGCCTTCTCAAAATGATGAAAAGGCCAAAGGAAAATCTGAGAGACCTACATCCGAAGGATTAACTGTTGACTTCTCTGCCATAAAGCCCGGAATTGCTGCAGATGTGAAGTTCGGTGGATGTGGATCCTACCCAAACCTGCCCTGGGTTTCCACTACTGCCCCAAATGGTAGGACAATCTCGGGCGTAACTTACAAGTACAACGCAAACCAGATCAGGATCGTCTGTGCTTGCCATGGATCACACTTGTCTCCGGAAGAGTTTGTTAGGCACGCTGCAGAGGATCATTCTAATCCGGATGGTAGCAATGGTATGCCGAACTTTCCAAGCAAAAACCCTGCTGCTTCTGCCCAAAGCTGA